GACAGACTGCCGCTCACCTCCTTTGCGTCGTCCCACTGCTCTGATGCATCATCTTCTCTGGTCTGGAGACCAGCCTTGCGGCCAGGGGCGCGGCCCTGAAGCGCCCACGCACCAGTATGGTGACCGAAGAGGTAGCGGCCTCGCCCCTATGGGGCGACGAGCCTTCGATCCTCGCCCGTCTGCGCGAGTGGACCGCGCAGCACTCGCTCCGCCCGGAGCATGGCGGCCCGCCCGCGCTCTGCCCACCGGGTGAAATCCCGATCTACTGGGTGCGGTGCCCTGAAGATCCACATCTGCCGCCACTCCTCGCGCCGACCGCCCGTTCCGAGCAGGACGAGGTCGCAGCTGCTGACAGGTTTGTAGATGCACTGGAGCAGGCCTCGGCCGCGACAGATGCAGAATCTCTCGCCCAGGCACGCGCGCAACTGTACGCTACAGCGCTCGACGTTCAGCGGGCGACCCGCCCCCTGATCTACGAGCGGCTGTCAGCCCGCCGCATCAAGCGACGCCTGGCCTGTCCGCAGGCTTGCTGGCTGCTGGAGCAGGCGCGGCACGGCGAGGCGGCGATGACCGGGATCATGCTGACGTGGGTCGTGGGACATCGCTGCCAGCAGGAGCGCCTTGGCGTGCTCGCGCGGCATCCCTGGCTCTGGAGTGCTGCCACCCGTACGCTGGACAGCCTGGGTGGGGATGGGGATGCGCTCGATCTCTGGTGGGCCAGAATCCATCGGGCGAGGTGCTGCGACCGACGCCGGTTGCTTCGGGAAGTTGCGCCGCGCCTTGATGTGCGCCCGGATATCCGGCAATGGGTGCTCCTTCATGGCATGCGAACGTGGCCGGGTGACCTGTACATTCCGAGAGACCGTGGGAACGTCGTGGACCTGCCGTTTGAGCCATGTGTGGCCGCGGCGTGCGCTGTGGCCGGAGATCTTGCCGGCACACTCGACAGCCCAGATGTTTCTGACGAGATGCTTGAGATAGCTCGCGCGCTCGTCTGGAATATGTTCCCTGACATGCACGAGGAGGATCTGGAGACCTGTCCCGATGGCGTCCTGATCATCGACCGACTGATGGGGCATCTGTTGGATCGTGCTCAGACGCTGACGCATCTGCGCCTGACGCAGCGGATCCTGGGCTGGCTGGAGTGGCCGCCCGATCAGGACGCCGGTTGGCAGGAAGAACAGCGGGCCGTGTGGGAGCGCCGAGCATCACTTGGGTGGACCGAGGAGGTCCGTGCGAGTCTCGCGGACGACTGCGAGCGTATCCAGCGGCGACTGCTCCTCACTGGACCGGTCGGTGTTGTGGTAGCCTCGGGAATCCGATGAGCGATGGTGACTTGCTGGCGCTGGAGAAAGGAAGGCCTCGCCGGAGCATCGAGAATGACGTTTGACGACCTGACGGCCGACGAAGCGTCGATTCCCGCCACTCTGCGCATCATGCTCCGCGAGATAATCGGAGCACGGACTGAACTCGTACGCTGGACGATTGCAAACCGTCGTCGCGAGTACCTGGTATTGATGGTACGCACACGGAAGCCTGCCTACGATCTACTGCTAAAGCTCACTGGGCCGAGAGCCACCCACGCTTGGTCGTATGACCGCACCGCGTTCATCCAGCGGCTGGTTCGAGCGCAGACGACGCTTCCGATCCCGGAGGTCGTCGCCGTTGATGTCTCAGAACGGCGCTGGCCGTGGCGTTACCTCATCACCACCATGCTGCCCGGCCAAGAATGGGCAGTGGTTCGACGGACGCTTAGCCCCGACGACTTGGCCGCCTGCCATCACCAGCTTGGCGATGCCGTCGGGCAGCTTCACACGATTCGGTTCCCCGTATTTGGCGAGATCGGCACTGAGGATGCGGTGGTGACTCACAGATCGTGGCCAACCGCTCTGGTGACGCGAGCGCACACGCTGATCCGTGACGCTCGCCTGTGCGAGCATTTCCTATCGCTGGTTGCCGAGCGGACCGAACTCCTGGCGAGCGTCGGCGAGGCTGCACTCTGCCACGATGATCTGCACCACCGCAATATCCTGTTCCATCGTCAGTTGGATCGTTGGCAGTTGGCCGCGATCCTCGACTTCGATAAGGCGTGGGCCAGCCATACCGAGGGCGACCTTGCTCGGCTCGATCTCTGGCGCGGCATGACCGACCCGGAGTTCTGGTCGGCATACCGTGAGCATCACTCGGTCGACGACAGCTACGCACTCCGTCGGCCGCTCTACCAGCTTCTCTGGTGCCTGGAGTACGGGCGAGCTACACCCCGCCACTTGGAAGACACTCGCCAGGTCTGCGTCGAGCTCGGACTCTCGGCCACCCGCAGCGAGGAGATCTCGGAGCTACTTGCTGAGGGGGTGGCACGCGAGTGAACGTCATTGACGAAGAAGTGGAGCATTTCTGGTCACGCTTGCGGGCAATGTTCAGGGCTGTCGGGAGAACGGCGCCCTGCTCCGTCCGGCCCTGCAGGTGGCTGCCATCCTCCGATCCAGGCGAATCTACCGCGTTACGCGTCGCAACACCCCCTCGTTCATTGTCCTGACGAGCCGCGAATGCTGGCGTAGTCGGGGTGATCAGGCAGAACCGATTGAATGAAATCCCTCGGCGAGATCGCGACGACTGGGAGACCAGACTGCCGAACGCGCACGGCTAGCCGTCTGTCCAACGTGATGAGGTAATGCGCCTGGGAAGCGAGCGCGGCGGCCACAACATGAGCGTCCTCGAAGAAGACGGGCTCGTGCTGCGCTACCAACATCTCCGCTGGAGCTGAAACCAGTGACAGGGGAGTAGAGGCGATCATCTGGCGGTAGCGCGTGAAGGCCTCGGCAGTGGACTTGTTGATCAGATTGCGCTCGGTCTCTGGCGAAACCAGCGCTTGCAGGTAGCCTTTGGAGCACGCTCTGACGAGGAAGTAAGAGCCACTTGTCGGCGAGTGCGCCGCGGAGAATAGCAAGCTGGCATCAAAGAATAAGGCGGCTGCGCGGTCGATCGTCATGCGGATTGGTCGGACGCGTCGGCCTTTCTCGTGTCACCGAAGAAGCCGAGCCCGGTGGCTTGGTCGAACCTGCGCGCCACTTCGAGTGACTCGCCCTCAAGGACGTCGTCGTCCACGAACTGAGCGGTCTGCTCGTCGGTGTACTCGCGTAGCTTGATGTACGGGCGGGTGCGGGTGGAGAGCAGCAAGAGCTCGATGCTCTGTCGAGGGATACGGTAGCTGCGCCCGAGCCTTGAGGCGTCCAGCTTCCCCGTGCGGATGTAGCGGTAGACGGTCTCCCGGTCGACCGGGAGGTACTCAGCCGCCTGGTCCGGGGTCAGTATCTCGCGGGTGCGCTCTCGATTCTGCACGGTCTAGTTGTCTCAGAAAAGCGAAGATTCGTCAATACACAACACGATACGAGACGACATGAGAATACAGCGATTCACGGACGATTCCCCTCCCCGCGTTCTCGCTTCATCGGCCCGTCAGCGTGATGGTCGCGTCCTTCGACGACTCCGAAGCCAGTCCCGCTGGCCACGCCCAGTTGCGCGCGGCGTCGGTCCTCGAACAGCACGATCCCTCGGTGTGGACTCCGGGGATGATTGGTGGGCTACGTTCCATCGTCGCTGATGGCAGTGGCCCAGCGAGGCTCCGCGAAAAAGCGTCGGCGTTGCTGGCGAAACTTGATGATGATGAGACCTCAGGGTAGCGGTCCATCGTCAGGGGCCGGGCGGCTACCATCCCCGCATGCAGAATATCTACGACGACGACCGCTTCTTCGCCGGCTACCAGCAGCTTCGGGAGAGCAAGCTCGGGCTGAACGAGGCCATCGAGCAGCCAGCCTTCCGGGCCCTGCTGCCGCCATTCGACGGTCTGCGCGTGCTCGACCTCGGCTGCGGCGACGGCGAGCTTGCCCGCTGGTGCCGAGCACGCGGGGCGGTGGCCGTTGTCGGCGTGGATATCTCGGAGCGGATGCTCGGGCTGGCCCGCGAGCGCACAGCCGACGACGGCATCACCTACGTGCGGTCAGGCCTGGAAGTCGTCCAGTTCGAGCCAGCCTCGTTTGATCTTGTTACCAGCTCGTTCGCCCTGCACTACGTCCGCGACTATCCGGCCGTCATGGGGAGCATCGCCGAGTGGCTGCGGCCCGGCGGCACGCTGGTCTACTCCGTCGAGCATCCTGTCTGCACGGCCCAGGTCGCCCGGCAGGGCTGGGCCTCGGATCATGTCGGCAGACGGCTGTTCTGGGCGCTCGACGACTACGGCTACGAAGGCCAGCGCCAGCAAACATGGTTCGTCAGCGGCGTGGTCAAGTTCCACCGGACCGTCGCCTCGCTGGTCAACGGCGCGGTGGCGGCCGGGTTCACCGTCGAGCGGCTGGAGGAGCCCGGCCCGACTCCCGAGGCCGTCCGCGACCGCCCCGACCTGATCGACGAGCGACGCCGACCGGCTGTGTTGGTGCTCAAGGCGCGCAAACCAGCCTGATACCGTCGGTCAGCGGCGGCGGTGAAAGTCCGGGATCACGTCTGATGCCAGCCGCGCAAGCTGCTCCAGCATCAGCTCGGGCGCGCACATCGGCCGCAGGATGAACTTCGAGCCGCCCGCAGCGACGTAGCTCTCCAGCCGCTCGCGCACCAGCGCTGGCGGCCCGAACGCCGTGCACAACGCCAGCGTCTCGGCGTTGGCGCGGCCGGGCGGGATGTGCGGACGGGCCAGCGCCTCGGCCTTCGCCGGGTCGTCGTCGATGCAGAAGTAGACCAGCGCGCCGAAGTGGTCGATCTCGAACGCGCGGCCGGCCTGCGCGGCCGTCTCCAGCGTGATCTCGAGGCCCTCTTTCAACTGCCGCGGGGCGATGAATGAGGGAATCCAGCCGTCCCCCAGCCGGCCAGCCCGCCGGGCAGCGGCCGGGCTGTTGCCGCCGATCCACAGCGGCATCGGGCTCTGCTTCGGCTTCGGCAGCACCGTGATGCCGTCAAGCTGCCAGAAGCGGCCCTCGAAGTGGACCGGCTCGCCCGTCCAGCAGGCCCGCATGATCGCGATGGCCTCGTCGGCGCGGCGGGCGCGCTCCTTGACCGGCACGCCGGCCGCCTTGAACGAGCGCTCGTCTTCGGCCCCGATCCCGACCGCCGGCAGCATCCGCCCGTTCGAGAGCGCGTCGAGCATCGCGATCTCGCGGGCCAGCACCACCGGCGTGCGGAACGGGATCGTCAGGACGCTCGGGCCAAACTTGAGGCGCGTCGTGCGGGCCGCCAGCGCCGCCATCGTGGTGATCGGCTCGGGGACCGGGATCGGCGAGGAGAGCCGCTCCGAGAACCAGAGCGAGTCGATCTCGGTCCGCTCACAGAGGTCGATCAGCTCCCAGAGGAAGCCGGGCAGGTCGGCGTCGTCGGGCCATGGTCCGGGCATCACGCCAATGCGGTAGCTGATCTTCATCTCGACGGTCCTCCCGACCCTGGCCGTGCCTGCTCGGGATCGTAGCACGGGACCGAGACGCCATGTTGACAGGCGGGTGGGTCGAGAGCAGGGAGCGCGCTGGTATCCTGCCTACATGTGCCAGCACCACCTGTCTGCGCTCCCGCGCCTGTCTCGCCGCCGCGTCCTCTCGCGACTGGCCATGCTCGGGGCGCTCGCGGCCACCGGGCTGGTGCGAGCCCGCGCCGCCGAGGCGGCCGGCCCGTACACCGGCCCGCTGGTGGACGCCCACGCGCACCTCAAGGAGGGCTTCGGGCCGGACCCGGCCGGGCTGCTGGCCCTCCACGACAAGATTGGCGTGCAGGGTGCGCTGTTGTTTGGCGAGCCGTGGTCTCTCGCCACGGCGGCGCGCGATCTCGCACCGGGGCGCATCGTGCCGCTGCTGGCCGAGGGGTACGCCAATGCCTTGCACCCGGACTCGTCGTACCGCCACCCGGACGGCCTGGACGAGCTGTTCGCCGCCAACGTCGTGCGCGGCCTTGGCGAGATCATCTGCCGGCACTCGGCGTTTCAGCTCGGACCGGCCGGCGACAACTACCGCGCGCCCGCCAACGACGTGCCCGCTGATCACCCGTCCCTGATCGAGGCGTACCGTCGAACCGGCGCGGCCGGCGGCGTGGTGACGATTCACCAGGAGTGGTGGTTCGCCGAGGAGCTTGAGCGCGCCGTGCAGGCCGCCCCGGACACGGCGTTCATCTGGGCGCACGCCGGGCACGGCGCTGCCGACGTGACGCGGCGGCTGCTCGCGCGGAACCCGAATCTCCACGCCGATCTGTCTGCGCGCTCGCCGTGGCTCGGACCAGGGACGGTGCTGACGCGGCCTGATGGCTCCCTTGACGCCGCCTGGGGCGCGCTCCTCCGCGAGTATCCAGACCGCTTCCTGATCGGGCTGGACCTGTTCGTGCCGGGCCACTATCAGGCTGCGTACGCCGGCCAGATGGTCCAGTACTACCGTGGGCTGCTCGGGCAGCTTGAGCCGAGTAGCGCCGCGACGATCGCCTCCGGAAACGCCGCCACCATCGCGCCGTTCGTGTCCGGCCTCGCCTGATCGCCGGGCGCAGCATCGCCAGACGCCTGAGGCACCACGCTGGTCCGCCGAGGCTGGCGCTGTTGGCAGGCTGACTGCGAGAACCGTTGGTCCCGGCTGCATCCCTCGCACACACCATCTATGTGGGGGGGCCGCGGCGGGGACATGATGAAAGCACTGCTCAAGTCCGGCGCGATCGTGCTGATCCCAGAGGCCGAGGACGACCCGGAGCGGTTCGCCCAGTGGCGCACCCGGGCCGCCGAGCACGTCTTTGTGCTGCGGACCCAGGAGCGCGGCGGCGCCGTCCTCCACGATCTTGGCCCGCGTGACGAAGCGTGCCGCGAGCCGCTCAACGTCGGCTACCGGACAGCGGATGCGCGCATCAAGCTGATCTCGAACCTCGCGCCGACGCCGTTCGAACTGGATGGCCGCGTCTACGCCAGTGTCGAGGGGCTCTGGCAGGGCCTCAAGTTCCCCTCGGCTGCCGACCGCCGCCGGGTGGCCGACCTGCACGGCGGCGCGGCCAAACGGGCTGGCGCGGAGGCGATCCCCGCCGAGCACTTCAAATACGAGGGGCAGAAGATCGTGCCGGGCACGCACGCTCACTGGAAGCTGATGGAGCGCGCCTGCTGGGCCAAGTTCACCCAGAACGAGGACGCCCGCGAGGCGTTGCTGGCGACGCTCCCACGACCGCTCACGCACGTCATGCGGAAGGACAGCACCACTATCCCCGGGGCGATCGTGGCCGGGATCTGGATGAAGATCCGCAAGCGGCTGGCCGAGGAGCACGGCTGATCGGCCGTGCGCGTTAAGCTACCCGAGGAGGGCAGCAGATGGGCCGCTTTCACGCGCCACAACAGACCGGCAAGAGCGTCCGTTCGTTCGACACCTGGTTCGGCGCGATCTTCCTCGGCGTCGGACTGGCAGCCCTGGCGTTCGGGCTGATCCTGTTCCGCGTCCTCGACGTCTACGGCGACGTCGGTGCTGGTGCGTGGCTCCCGCTCGTGCTCGGCGGGGGGATCGGCGTCATCTTCCTGATCATCGGTGGCTTCTTCTTCCGCCACGGGCTGGAGAAGTCCCAGCGCGAGCAGCGGCTGCGGATGTCCGGCACCATGGTCGATGCGACCGTCGTAGCCGTCGAGCCGACCGGCGCTACTATCAACGAGCGCCGCCTCTGGCATGTCCGCTACGTCTACGTGGCGCACACCGGCCAGGAGTACGAAGGCGAGAGCGGCTACCTGGAGCCCGGCGAGGCCCAGAGCTACGGCGTCGGCGAGCGGGCCGCCGTGCTCTACGACCCGGCGGATCCCCCGCAGAGCGCGTGGGTTGGGCGCGACCAGCCGCGGTAGGTGCGATGGTGCAGGGTGCGGCTTTCGAGCGCTTCGAGGTCTGGTTCGGCAGCCTCTTCCTGGGGATTGGCCTGCTGGCCCTGATGGTCGCCGGGTGCCTGGCGTTGGCGTTGGTTCGCAACCGGCAGGCCTGGCCCAGGCGCTGGGCGTTCCTGGCCGCGCCGCTGGGGATTGGCCTGATCTTCTCGACGTTCGGTGCGGGAACCGCCGGATACGGCCTCTGGCAGCACGGCGAGGAGCAGCGGATTCTCGCCGTGGGCGTCTCCGGGCGCGCCACCGTCACCGAGGTCGTGCAGAGCATGACGCGGGTCAACGGACGCTACCTCTGGCGTGTGCGCTACCAGTACACCCTCGGCGCGGGGCAGACGTACACCGGCGAGAGCGGCCTGCTGCCGGCCGACGAGGCCCGTGCGTGGCGTCCTGGTGATACTGCCTTCGTGCGCTACGATCCCGCCCAGCCGCACCGCAGCATCTGGCTCGGGCGGGCCGACCGGGTCGCCGCCGAGCGCCGCTCCCCGTGACGATCTCCTGGCCCATACGATGCCCTCCGCTGCTCCACGCCGGATCGCCGCTGGACGGCCGCTCGGCACGTTTTATCTCATGGCAGACTGGGGGTGTGCTGGCTTCCGGGCCACATCTCACGGCGTACCGACTTTGGCAGACGATTTCGTCCGAACACGCCCCGGAAATCACCACGCGAGGCCGTTTGTCTGGTATGGTCCGCCGTGAAAGAACCAGCAATGCAAGTGGTACGACCTGTCACCATCCGTGATGTCGCGCGGCGCGCGGGCGTCTCGCTGAGCACCGTTTCGCAAGTCCTGAACGGGCGCGAAGGGTACGCCAGCGCCGAGACGCGTGAGCGCGTGCTCGCGGCTGCCCGCGATCTCAACTACCGCCCGAACGCGCTTGCCCGTGGGCTGGTCACGTCCAGGACCGGCACGCTCGGCCTCGTCATCACGGATATCACCCGGGGGTTCTTCACGCAGGTGGTTGGCGTCGTCGAGCAGGTGGTGAGCGCGCAGGGCTACTCGGTGCTGCTGGCCTGCGCGGACGGCGTCCAGCCCGAGCAGGCCGCGCTCGAGATGTTCCTCGACAAGCGAGTGGACGGCATCGTCTGTATGTCGAACTCGGCGGCCGTCAGCGCGGAGCATCTGCTTGCCGTCCGACGCCTGGGCGTGCCGCTGGTGGTGATCAACCGGCCGATCCAGACGGCTGAGCTGAACCTGATCGGCTGGGATGACGTCGAGATCGGCCGGCGGGCCACCGAGTACTTGATCGGGCTGGGGCATCAACGCATCGCGCATGTGAGCGGCCTGCCCACGAGCCGGGCTCCTGGCACCCTGGCGCGGCGCTCGGCGGTGGACCGGGTGGCAGGGTTCCGCGCGGCGATGGCCGAGGCCGGGCTGCCGGTGGACGAGTCGTTGATCGTCAATGGCGCGTTCGACTACCTGACGGCGCTCGAAGCGTGTGGCCAGCTCTTCGACCGAGCCGATCCGCCCACAGGCGTCTTCGGCGCGAACGACTCGATGGCCATCGCCATTGTCAACGGGCTGCATCGCCGTCGTCTGAGTGTGCCCGACGACGTGAGCGTGGTCGGTGCGAACGACGATCACTTCGCGCTACACGTCGAGCCACCACTGACGACGGTCCGCCCGCCCATCGCGGAGGCCGGACGGCGGGCGGCCGAGCTGATCCTGGCGGCGATTGGCGGCTCGGCGCCGGCCGAGCCGGTCCGCGAGGTGCTGCCGAGCGAGCTGGTGATCCGGGCCTCGACGGCACGCCCCGGCGTCGCGGTTCAGGCTACGCTGTAGCGCGGACCCTGTCCCGGCGCTCCATTGAGGGAGTCCTGTCAGGGAACCCTGGCGGCCCAGGTCAGGCTGGTACGCCCGGCTCGAACGGCACTTCGCCCGGCGCCAGCCCTTTGATCTTGAGGTCTTCCTGATTGCGCAGGTCGAGCTCCACGGGGGTGGGCACGCGGTTCCCGCGCTCGTCCAGCAGCAGCCGGATGATGGGCTGGTGCAGGGCGTCCACGGCAAGCTCGGTGACGACGCCGCGCCAGGCCCGGTACTTGCCGGTGACCACCTCAACCCAGTGACCGACCGGGAACATCGGGATGGTGTGCAGGAGCAGGTCCACCACGTCGGTGTTGAGGTGCGGCCCGGACATCTCGCCGATGATCTGCGCGACCTTGTCGAGGGGCATGGCTGGCCGGTACGGGCGGTCTGAGGTCAGCGCGCTGTAGACGTCTGCCACCGCCGCGATCTCCGCGATGAGCAGCATGCGCTTCGGGTTCATCCGCTCCGAGAGGGTCCGGGCCAGCTGGTTGTTGCCGATCAGCCCGCGCGGGTAGCCGGCGCCGTCCTGGCGCTCGTGGTGCTGGAAGGCCACGTGGGCCGGCAGGATGCTGAACACCGGCATCCGCCGGATCAGCTCGAAGCCCATCTGCGGGTGCTTCTTGATCTCGTCGAACTCTTCCGGGGTGAGCCGTCCGGGCTTATCGAGGATGGCCTCGTCGATGTACATCTTGCCGAGGTCGTGCAGGAGGCAGCCGAGCGCCAGCTCGCGGAGCTGATCGCGCGGGAGGCCGGCCGTGCGCCCGAGCAGGATGCCGAGCACCGCCACATCGACCGAGTGCTGGAACGTGTAGTCGTTGTGGGTCTTCAGGGACTCCAGGCTGGCGATGGTGTTGGACTCGAGGATCTCGTTCATGAGCGACTCGATGTCCTTGTACAGCTCCTGCAGGGACTGCACGCCCGTCTCGGGCAGGTCCAGCGGGCGCTCGCCGAGCCGATAGACGAGGTCGTCCACGGTCTGGGGGCGCTCGGCGTTGTTGAGCTTCGTGCCGTGGGCCATCGTGCTCATCACGTCGAACGCGCGCGCCAGGTGCGTCACCGTCGATGCGCGCAGCTCCTCCGACACGATGTCGTTCGGGGCGACATCATCTCCAAGGCCGTCCCGCAGGAAGACGGAGATCACGCCGCGTTCGCGCAAGCGATCGATGTAAAACTGGTTCAGGGTGCTGCCGACGCCGAGGAGCACTTCGCCGCGCTCGTTGTAGATCGCTCGGGCAACCACCTGTCCAGGCCGCAACTGGCTGATGTGGCGACGGTACATGCGTCAGATCCGCCCGTCTCGGAGGACGTCCACGAGTGTTCGTATCTCCAGCTGGGATACCGCCCTGAAAGCGGAGAGTGCTCGACGGGCGACACATTCCTGTCGGCGGGCTCACTCGATATAACGGCAGCGAGCCGCCCTGTGGGACGACTCGCGTCGCAGATAGGTGATTGACCTCGAACTTGGCGCGTCTTAACGTGTATCTCTGCTGCATTGTTGCAATCTTCCTGCGTGGTGAGCGCGCCGGCGGCGGCTCCTGCGGGGCGAAAGGGGCAAGCCAGGGTGCGGGCGGCTATCCTGAACGTGGCCGGGCTGCGCGCGCCTCGAGTATCAGCAGCCCGTTACAGGAGGAGCACCGTGCCGCCAGCCGATGGACTGTCCCAGGCGTCTCAGGCGCCGCGCCCGCCCGATCTGGAGCCAGTCCCCGAGGACTGGTCGCGTTTGCTGGCCATCGCCGCGCATCCGGACGATCTTGAGTACGGCACGTCCTGCGCGGTGGCGCGCTGGACCGGGTTGGGCAAGGAGGCCGCCTACCTGATGGTCACGCGCGGCGAGGCTGGCATCGACGCGTGGCCCCCGGAGCGCACGGCGCCGGTCCGCGAGGCCGAGGAGATCGAGAGTGCGCGGCTGGTCGGCGTGGAGTCGGTGACGTTTCTCGGCTACCGCGATGGGATGGTCGAGTATGGCCTGTCGCTGCGGCGTGATCTGGCCCGTGAGATTCGCCGGCACCGGCCAGACGCGCTGGCGGTCGGCGGGTTCGCGCTGACCTGGCCGGGCGGGGCGCTCAACCAGGCCGACCACCGGGCCGTGGGGCTGGCCGTCTGCGACGCGGCGCGGGACGCCGGCAACCGCTGGATCTTCCCCGAGCTGATCGAGGAGGGGTTCGAGCCGTGGGGCGGCGTCCGCTACGTCTTCGTCAGCGGCTCGCACGCGCCGACGCACGCCTGCGACATTGCAGCCGGGTTGGAGCAGGGCATCGCGTCGCTGGTGGCGCAGCGGGCTTACTTCGAGAACCTCGGCTCGCCGTTCGACCCTGAGGCGTTCCTGCGGAAGCAGGCGGCGTCGGCCGGCGAGCGGTTCGGGGTGGCCTCGGCAGCGGCCTTCGAGGTGCTGCGGGTGTAGCGGGTCAGGCAGGTCGGGGGCTGGGCGCGCAGGATCCTGGGCGTGTCGGAGCCCGCGCGCGGGTCAGTTGCGGCGGTCGTCGTCGAGGGGGAAGCCGGGCAGGGGGCCGGGGCCGCCGAACAGGCCGGGGCGTGGGCGCGGGCGCGGGTTTGGGTGCGGCCCCTGGTCCGGAGGCTGGCCCGGTCCGACCGTCGGGCCGGCCTCCTCGCTGGCGGTCGGCTCTGGCGGGGACGCTGGCGGCGTCTGGGCAGATGCCGGCGGCGTCGGGGCAGATGCCGGCGGCGTTGAGACCGACGCGACGACCGCCTGGTTGTGCGCCTCGGACCATGTCCGCAATTCGCGGAGGGTCTTCAGCTCCTCCCGCTCCTCGGGGAGGAGGTGCCGGGCGCGCTCGGCGGTCTCCAGCAGGGTCAGCCGTTCGAGGATCTCCTCCCGCAAGGTGACCTGCTGCCCGGCGAAGCGCTCGGTCAGGGCGTCGTGAACCTCGCGCCGCTGCAGCCGCGAGTGGAGCCGCGCCAGCAGCAGGTACGCGCCGAGTCCGGCCGCGTGGGCTACCCCGGCGACGGTTGACAGGACCGGCGTCTGCGCGCTGTAGATCCAGCGGAAGTCGCCGACGCCGTCCAACAGGCTCATGCCGGGGTAGAGGATCAGGTCGAGCAGCAGCGTCGCGTGCGCGAACGACATCCCGATGTCGCGCCAGGGCTGCCGAAGCCGCAGGACGCCGTAGCCGACGGCCAGTCCCAGCGCGAGGCTGGCGGCCGGCCCGGCCACGGCGACGATCCATTCGGCGGTGGCCCCGAGGTTGCCGCTGTACTGGACATATCCCCAGTACACCCGATAACTGAGGGAGATGTTTCGCCCGCCGAGGAGGACCGCCGCCGCCATGTGGGCCAGCTCATGCACCAGCACGCCGAGCGGCGTCAGGAGCAGGAAGCCGACCCGCCCTGCAAGGTTGCGGTCATCCTCGGTGTAGGTGGCGTCGGTCAGGGAGCGCCAGCGACTCGGCAGCTGCCAGAGGGTGTAGAGCGCAACGGCAACGTAGAGCAGGCTGAGGAGATCGGCGGGCGCGCCAATCATCTGACGCGTCTCCTGCTCAGGCCCAGCGGCCCACGAACGGCGACTCGTACCGATCTGCCGTGGCGACCAGGGCCTCGCGCGCGGACGCCTGCAGCGGCTGCACCCGCTCGGCGGCGGCCAGCATGCGCGGCAGGATGTTCACGTCGCCGGTGCTGCACATGGTGTGGATCGGCTGGGCCAGGTTGAAGGCGACGGCCTGGTCGATCTCGGCCTGCTGATCGAACGGCTCGTACCAGCAGGCGTAGGTCTTC
This genomic interval from Chloroflexota bacterium contains the following:
- a CDS encoding DUF3592 domain-containing protein, with the translated sequence MVQGAAFERFEVWFGSLFLGIGLLALMVAGCLALALVRNRQAWPRRWAFLAAPLGIGLIFSTFGAGTAGYGLWQHGEEQRILAVGVSGRATVTEVVQSMTRVNGRYLWRVRYQYTLGAGQTYTGESGLLPADEARAWRPGDTAFVRYDPAQPHRSIWLGRADRVAAERRSP
- a CDS encoding aminoglycoside phosphotransferase family protein, yielding MTFDDLTADEASIPATLRIMLREIIGARTELVRWTIANRRREYLVLMVRTRKPAYDLLLKLTGPRATHAWSYDRTAFIQRLVRAQTTLPIPEVVAVDVSERRWPWRYLITTMLPGQEWAVVRRTLSPDDLAACHHQLGDAVGQLHTIRFPVFGEIGTEDAVVTHRSWPTALVTRAHTLIRDARLCEHFLSLVAERTELLASVGEAALCHDDLHHRNILFHRQLDRWQLAAILDFDKAWASHTEGDLARLDLWRGMTDPEFWSAYREHHSVDDSYALRRPLYQLLWCLEYGRATPRHLEDTRQVCVELGLSATRSEEISELLAEGVARE
- a CDS encoding helix-turn-helix domain-containing protein produces the protein MQNRERTREILTPDQAAEYLPVDRETVYRYIRTGKLDASRLGRSYRIPRQSIELLLLSTRTRPYIKLREYTDEQTAQFVDDDVLEGESLEVARRFDQATGLGFFGDTRKADASDQSA
- a CDS encoding DUF3592 domain-containing protein translates to MGRFHAPQQTGKSVRSFDTWFGAIFLGVGLAALAFGLILFRVLDVYGDVGAGAWLPLVLGGGIGVIFLIIGGFFFRHGLEKSQREQRLRMSGTMVDATVVAVEPTGATINERRLWHVRYVYVAHTGQEYEGESGYLEPGEAQSYGVGERAAVLYDPADPPQSAWVGRDQPR
- a CDS encoding LLM class flavin-dependent oxidoreductase, coding for MKISYRIGVMPGPWPDDADLPGFLWELIDLCERTEIDSLWFSERLSSPIPVPEPITTMAALAARTTRLKFGPSVLTIPFRTPVVLAREIAMLDALSNGRMLPAVGIGAEDERSFKAAGVPVKERARRADEAIAIMRACWTGEPVHFEGRFWQLDGITVLPKPKQSPMPLWIGGNSPAAARRAGRLGDGWIPSFIAPRQLKEGLEITLETAAQAGRAFEIDHFGALVYFCIDDDPAKAEALARPHIPPGRANAETLALCTAFGPPALVRERLESYVAAGGSKFILRPMCAPELMLEQLARLASDVIPDFHRRR
- a CDS encoding PIN domain-containing protein, which codes for MTIDRAAALFFDASLLFSAAHSPTSGSYFLVRACSKGYLQALVSPETERNLINKSTAEAFTRYRQMIASTPLSLVSAPAEMLVAQHEPVFFEDAHVVAAALASQAHYLITLDRRLAVRVRQSGLPVVAISPRDFIQSVLPDHPDYASIRGSSGQ
- a CDS encoding class I SAM-dependent methyltransferase, coding for MQNIYDDDRFFAGYQQLRESKLGLNEAIEQPAFRALLPPFDGLRVLDLGCGDGELARWCRARGAVAVVGVDISERMLGLARERTADDGITYVRSGLEVVQFEPASFDLVTSSFALHYVRDYPAVMGSIAEWLRPGGTLVYSVEHPVCTAQVARQGWASDHVGRRLFWALDDYGYEGQRQQTWFVSGVVKFHRTVASLVNGAVAAGFTVERLEEPGPTPEAVRDRPDLIDERRRPAVLVLKARKPA
- a CDS encoding amidohydrolase family protein, whose translation is MGREQGARWYPAYMCQHHLSALPRLSRRRVLSRLAMLGALAATGLVRARAAEAAGPYTGPLVDAHAHLKEGFGPDPAGLLALHDKIGVQGALLFGEPWSLATAARDLAPGRIVPLLAEGYANALHPDSSYRHPDGLDELFAANVVRGLGEIICRHSAFQLGPAGDNYRAPANDVPADHPSLIEAYRRTGAAGGVVTIHQEWWFAEELERAVQAAPDTAFIWAHAGHGAADVTRRLLARNPNLHADLSARSPWLGPGTVLTRPDGSLDAAWGALLREYPDRFLIGLDLFVPGHYQAAYAGQMVQYYRGLLGQLEPSSAATIASGNAATIAPFVSGLA